A single genomic interval of Zonotrichia albicollis isolate bZonAlb1 chromosome 33, bZonAlb1.hap1, whole genome shotgun sequence harbors:
- the TMDD1 gene encoding transmembrane and death domain protein 1: MLAPLGIVVLLLALRGRADDSVAASVGRHSMGRIAELLASSECHRLQAELHSPEQEPGSPELEGPGGPEEDEEEEEEEQEKPIRRLSSRSARGCSEGLRRWLETAGEATTWDRLVRALHHIGRSDIARELGKNLNQDRSLELRRNVQGYRRSVQHLSAAQLRPAGPRGRRAPLPGALLFQRRRPPRYRRALLGWVRPLLLGLLGAFVGSVLLTGTAMYFCHWRRLLGA; this comes from the coding sequence ATGCTGGCACCGCTGGGCATCGTCGTGCTCCTGCTGGCGCTGCGGGGCCGCGCCGATGACTCGGTGGCGGCCTCGGTGGGCAGGCACAGCATGGGCCGCATCGCCGAGCTCCTGGCCAGCTCCGAGTGCCACCGGCTGCAGGCCGAGCTCCACAGCCCCGAGCAGGAGCCGGGCAGCCCCGAGCTggaggggccggggggtcccgaggaggacgaggaggaggaggaggaggagcaggagaagcCCATCCGCCGCCTCAGCAGCCGCAGCGCCCGGGGATGCTCGGAGGGGCTGCGCCGCTGGTTGGAGACCGCGGGAGAAGCGACCACCTGGGACCGCCTGGTGCGCGCCCTGCACCACATCGGCCGCTCGGACATCGCCCGGGAGCTGGGCAAGAACCTGAACCAGGACCGGAGCCTGGAGCTGCGCAGGAACGTGCAGGGCTACCGGCGGAGCGTGCAGCACCTGAGCGCGGCGCAGCTGCGGcccgcggggccgcggggccggAGGGCTCCCCTGCCCGGGGCGCTGCTCTTccagcgccgccgccccccccgGTACCGCCGCGCCCTCCTGGGCTGGGTCCGCCCGCTGCTCCTGGGCCTGCTGGGAGCCTTCGTGGGCTCCGTGCTGCTCACGGGCACCGCCATGTATTTCTGCCACTGGAGGCGGCTCCTGGGCGCCTGA
- the FIGNL2 gene encoding fidgetin-like protein 2 — MHWSPEHAQSLNQWPEQHLDVSSTTSSPAHKTELYPSARQRFNYAWANDDISALTASNLLKRYAEKYSGVLDAPYERPALGAYGDGAFGPVNGQKGDGEPWPGAHASDGTYPLTPIHDGLAGAKGVVPPAVPAGSGAIGLGGSPVVPANLSDPVYPGNSCGAAAAGSGALGASQEYPSGYGGTYLPSGYCAQPAAALPPPHPPGLHSSGLLQPPHPSPALVPGYGSSGPMYNYASSSYPPQPAYGGIHPPHPSASYLPSGIAAPTPIPAPPPSARPPGVPAYGYQGAGLGALAVPPLGTEAAGTLKRKAFDIGGEDDGEGRYRKYSYEQPKSPYPLSDNGECRGNGFSSSGESPQVPFKPGKRPAGAGSAEEHKYGGQQMKGMVSPSYGARDTPLRPAEPFEKFSPPLANGERAAEPGPPFPLRLPPKALALGGSALEEQPKNIDPLLLELVNSKVVERGPPVQWSDVAGQVSVKAAIEEELLWPILRPGSCGGASHPLRTLLLFGPRGTGKALLSRCISTQLGSTLLRLSGTALLSTWKAEADKILQTVFFVASCRQPSVVLITEAESLLAARAGEDGGQAGNLKSQLLSYLDNVATSSEHGVVVIGTTARPGSMDEASHRRFGTRLYVAPPDGEARRHILRQALARHSCCLSERELAALAQRTESFSAAELLRLCQHAGAAARRALPGPTASYQELEKALCKVRPALTQKELDLFLEWDKMYGTRH; from the coding sequence ATGCACTGGTCACCAGAGCATGCCCAGTCCCTGAACCAGTGGCCGGAGCAGCACCTGGACGTCTCCTCCACGACCTCCTCGCCGGCCCACAAGACCGAGCTGTACCCCAGCGCCCGCCAGCGCTTCAACTACGCCTGGGCCAACGACGACATCTCGGCGCTGACGGCCTCCAACCTGCTCAAGAGGTACGCCGAGAAGTACTCGGGGGTGCTGGACGCGCCCTACGAGCGCCCGGCGCTCGGCGCCTACGGGGATGGCGCCTTCGGGCCCGTTAACGGGCAGAAGGGCGACGGGGAGCCGTGGCCGGGGGCGCACGCCTCGGATGGCACCTACCCGCTGACGCCCATCCACGACGGCCTGGCTGGTGCCAAGGGCGTGGTGCCGCCTGCCGTCCCTGCCGGCAGCGGGGCCATCGGCCTGGGGGGCTCCCCGGTGGTGCCGGCGAACCTCAGCGACCCCGTGTACCCCGGCAACTCCTGCGGGGCGGCTGCCGCGGGCTCCGGGGCGCTCGGGGCGTCCCAGGAGTACCCCTCGGGCTATGGGGGCACCTACCTGCCCTCCGGCTACTGCGCCCAGCCAGCGGCAGCGCTGCCCCCGCCGCACCCTCCCGGCCTCCACagctcagggctcctgcagcctccgCACCCCTCGCCCGCCCTGGTGCCAGGCTACGGCTCCTCGGGCCCCATGTACAACTATGCCAGCAGCAGCTACCCGCCCCAGCCGGCCTACGGGGGCATCCACCCGCCCCACCCCTCCGCCTCCTACCTGCCCTCGGGCATCGCCGCGCCCACGCCcatcccggccccgccgccctccgcccgcccgccgGGGGTCCCTGCCTACGGCTACCAGGGCGCTGGGCTGGGCGCCCTGGCCGTGCCGCCCCTGGGCACCGAGGCGGCGGGCACGCTGAAGAGGAAGGCGTTCGACATCGGCGGGGAGGACGACGGCGAGGGCAGGTACAGGAAATACAGCTACGAGCAGCCAAAGTCCCCCTACCCCCTGTCGGACAACGGCGAGTGCCGGGGCAACGGCTTCAGCAGCAGCGGCGAGTCCCCACAGGTGCCCTTCAAGCCCGGGAAGCGGCCGGCGGGAGCCGGGAGCGCCGAAGAGCACAAGTACGGCGGGCAGCAGATGAAGGGGATGGTGTCGCCATCCTACGGTGCCAGGGACACCCCCCTGCGGCCGGCAGAGCCCTTCGAGAAGTTCAGCCCCCCCCTCGCCAACGGGGAGCGGGCGGCCGAGCCGGGACCGCCCTTCCCGCTGCGGCTGCCCCCCAAGGCGCTGGCGTTGGGCGGCTCCGCGCTGGAGGAGCAGCCCAAGAACATCGAcccgctgctcctggagctggtcAACAGCAAGGTGGTGGAGCGGGGCCCGCCGGTGCAGTGGTCGGACGTTGCCGGGCAGGTGTCGGTGAAGGCGGCCATcgaggaggagctgctgtggcccatCCTGCGGCCCGGCTCCTGCGGCGGCGCCAGCCACCCGCTGCGGACCCTGCTGCTCTTCGGGCCCCGCGGCACCGGCAAGGCGCTGCTGAGCCGCTGCATCTCCACGCAGCTGGGCTCCACGCTGCTGCGGCTCAGCGGCACCGCGCTGCTGTCCACCTGGAAGGCCGAGGCCGACAAGATCCTCCAGACCGTGTTCTTCGTGGCCAGCTGCCGGCAGCCCTCCGTGGTGCTCATCACCGAGGCCGAGTCCCTGCTGGCGGCGCGGGCGGGCGAGGACGGCGGCCAGGCCGGCAACCTCAAATCGCAGCTGCTCTCCTACCTGGACAACGTGGCTACCTCATCGGAGCACGGCGTGGTGGTCATCGGCACCACGGCGCGGCCCGGCAGCATGGACGAGGCGTCGCACCGGCGCTTCGGCACGCGGCTCTACGTGGCGCCGCCGGACGGCGAGGCGCGGCGCCACATCCTGCGCCAGGCCCTGGCgcgccacagctgctgcctgagcGAGCGCGAGCTGGCGGCCCTGGCGCAGCGCACCGAGAGCTTCTCGGCGGCCGAGCTGCTGCGGCTGTGCCAGCACGCCGGGGCCGCCGCGCGCCGCGCCCTGCCCGGGCCCACGGCCTCCTaccaggagctggagaaggcCCTGTGCAAGGTGCGGCCTGCCCTGACCCAGAAGGAGCTGGACTTGTTCCTCGAGTGGGATAAGATGTACGGCACCAGGCACTGA